In Rattus norvegicus strain BN/NHsdMcwi chromosome 3, GRCr8, whole genome shotgun sequence, a genomic segment contains:
- the LOC134486062 gene encoding uncharacterized protein LOC134486062 isoform X1 gives MVAMMLFLLTIGLTVHSVGCYINHDVCAKTDKLLGYWYIIRWAGNLPLPEAKLRSPLPPFVFAKNKIGYLEFRMNISKPIGCVEFKMAMNEAKNFPCYFTLWMWHYVAIKFLGGENFGVAYLNSKTNDVHQKMAMLMGASSHTQLCHVASWGTDTELLATFLSLPVSPFCGFWFSVRGICQPQHSYDHSCCFRPTSKHIHSFLAPFLHSQPGFGALLH, from the exons ATGGTTGCCATGATGCTGTTCCTGCTGACCATAGGTCTGACTGTGCACTCTGTGGGATGCTATATTAATCATGATGTATGTGCCAAAACAGACAAG CTTTTAGGATATTGGTACATAATTCGTTGGGCAGGAAATCTTCCTCTCCCAGAAGCAAAACTGAGAAGCCCACTGCCACCCTTTGTTTTTGCCAAAAACAAAATTGGCTACTTGGAATTCAGGATGAACATCTC GAAACCCATTGGGTGTGTTGAGTTCAAGATGGccatgaatgaagcaaagaacttcCCTTGTTACTTCACACTGT GGATGTGGCACTATGTTGCCATAAAGTTCCTCGGAGGGGAGAACTTTGGTGTGGCCTACTTAAATAGTAAAACCAATGATGTACACCAGAAAATGGCAATGCTCATGGGTGCGTCCTCCCATACCCAGCTATGTCATGTGGCTTCCTGGGGCACTGATACAGAGTTGCTTGCTACTTTCCTCTCCTTGCCTGTGAGTCCTTTCTGCGGTTTCTGGTTCTCTGTGAGAGGGATTTGTCAGCCTCAGCATTCATATGATCACTCCTGTTGTTTCAGACCTACATCCAAGCACATCCACTCATTTTTAGCACCATTTCTTCACTCTCAGCCAGGCTTTGGTGCACTCCTTCACTGA
- the LOC134486062 gene encoding uncharacterized protein LOC134486062 isoform X2 — translation MGVSGIHYKINKLHRGRVDRGNMVAMMLFLLTIGLTVHSVGCYINHDVCAKTDKLLGYWYIIRWAGNLPLPEAKLRSPLPPFVFAKNKIGYLEFRMNISKPIGCVEFKMAMNEAKNFPCYFTLWMWHYVAIKFLGGENFGVAYLNSKTNDVHQKMAMLMGRRNYTADSTLLTDFEELVNQIGLNKTSIINPPYDDSCEPNKKS, via the exons ATGGGAGTGTCTGGCAtccattataaaataaataagcttcATAGAGGCCGTGTAGACAGAGGCAACATGGTTGCCATGATGCTGTTCCTGCTGACCATAGGTCTGACTGTGCACTCTGTGGGATGCTATATTAATCATGATGTATGTGCCAAAACAGACAAG CTTTTAGGATATTGGTACATAATTCGTTGGGCAGGAAATCTTCCTCTCCCAGAAGCAAAACTGAGAAGCCCACTGCCACCCTTTGTTTTTGCCAAAAACAAAATTGGCTACTTGGAATTCAGGATGAACATCTC GAAACCCATTGGGTGTGTTGAGTTCAAGATGGccatgaatgaagcaaagaacttcCCTTGTTACTTCACACTGT GGATGTGGCACTATGTTGCCATAAAGTTCCTCGGAGGGGAGAACTTTGGTGTGGCCTACTTAAATAGTAAAACCAATGATGTACACCAGAAAATGGCAATGCTCATGG GTCGTCGTAATTACACAGCAGACTCAACATTGCTCACGGATTTTGAAGAACTTGTGAACCAAATAGGCCTGAACAAAACAAGCATCATCAACCCTCCATATGATG ATTCCTGTGAACCGAACAAAAAGTCCTAG